DNA from Longimicrobiales bacterium:
CGTCGCCACTCTCCACGACGCGCTGGTACGCAGCGGCGGCCTCCTCGTACTTCCCTTCCCTGTACAGCCTGTTGCCCTTCTCCACATCGCCGACACCGAAACCCGCCGCGCCGAGCAGCAGAGCAACCATCGTCGCGTGCACCACACGGCGGCGTGCAGGCCGCGCCCGGCGAGCCGCCTCACCCGCGGCCGCTTCCTCATCCGTCAGCGGGCGGCGCGTGCGGGTCGTGCGCCGGGCGCCGCCGTACAGCAGCATGTCCAGCCCCAGCATGATGAGCGCGAGCGCGGCAAAGAGGGCGAAGCGCTCGCGCGGCTCGACGCGCTGAGTGCTCTCACCCTCCTCGCGCTGCATTCCCTGCAGCTCATCGATCACGCGCGCGAGTGCGGCCGCGTCGTCCATGCGCACATACCGACCCCCCGTCCGCTGCGCGACGCTGCGCAGGAGGTTCTCATCGAGTCGCGAGATCACGATCTGACCCGCCTCGTCACGCTTGAAGCCGATAACCTGTCCAGTCGCCGGGTCGATATCCGGTACGCGGTCACCGTCCGGCGTGCCGACGCCGATCGTGATGAAGCGCACACCCGCACGCGCGGCACGGTCCGCGGCCGCCTCCACGCCGCCGACCTCCTCGAGTGCTTCGCCATCGCTGAGCAGGACCACGGCACGCTCACCGCCAGCGGTCTCGGATCCACGAACGAGATCGGTCGCCTGCGCGATCGCGGCGGCGAGCGACGAGCCGCCCTGGCTGACCATCTCCGGATCGAGTGCATCGAGATAGAGCTCGAGCGCGCTGTGATCACTGGTCAGCGGCGACAGGATGTATGCACGCCCGGCGAACACGACGAGGCCGAAGCGGTCGCCCGGCAGCTCGCGCAGCATCCGGCGCGCGAACAGCCGCGCACGCTCCAGGCGGTTCGGCTCCACGTCCGGCACGAGCATCGACTTCGATATATCGGTCGCCACGACGACGTTCAGCGACAGTGTCTGCCCTTCGCCCGTGCGATAGCCCCAGCGCGGTCCGGCTGCGGCTGCCCCGAGGGATGCGCCCGCGAGCACGAGCAGGACAAGGCGCGGCATCGGGAACCGCAGCAGGTCGGCACCGCCCAGGCGGGCGAGCAGGTGCGGATCACTGAATGCGCGCGCGATCCGCTCGCGCCGGCGCGCGTAGAGCCACACCGCGCCAGCCAGCAGAAGCGGGACGATGAAGATGAGCGGCAGCAGGTCCGGTCGTGCGAAGCTCATGGCACCCTCCCGAAGCGGCTGGCGCGCAGAGACCATTCCGTGATCAGCGCGAGCATGGCGAAGGCGATCAGTGGCAGGTAGTGCGGCGTGTAGTTGACATAGCGCCGCACCTCCACGTCGGTACGCTCCAGCTGATCGATCCGGCCGTAGATGCTGTCGAGCGCTTCTTCGTTCGTGGCACGGAAATACTGCCCCCCGCTCGTCGCCGCGATCTCGCGCAGCAGATCCTCATCGATGTGCACTGGCAGATTCGCGTACTGCACACCGAACGGGCCGGTCGCTATAGGAATGGGCGCGACGCCGTCGCTCCCGACGCCGATCGTGTAGATTCTGATGTCGAACGCGGCCGCAGCCTGCGCGGCCGTGAGCGGGTCGATATCGCCGCGGTTGTTCTCCCCGTCCGTCATGAGGATCATCACGCGTGACTCGCCCGGGGCGCGCCGCAGGCGGTTGGCGGCCGTTGCGATGGCCGTGCCGATCGCCGTTCCATCCTCCAGCATCCCCGTACCTGCGGAGAGCTGGTCGAGTGCCTGGTAGATCACCGGGTAGTCGATGGTGATCGGGACCTGGGTGAGTGCCTCGCCGGCGAACGCGACCAGTCCGATCCGGTCGTACTGCCTGCCCCGCACGAACTCTGCAACCGTCTCCTTCGCGACCGCCAGCCGGTTACGCGTGTTGCTGCGGCCTTCCTCATCCTCGACGGAGAGGTCCTCGGCCAGCATCGAGCTGGAGATGTCGACGACTACGGCAATCGCGATACCTTCCGCATCGATGTCCACCACGGCCGCACCGGTGCGCGGTGTGGCGATCGCAACGATGAGCGCGGTGACGGCCAGTGCACGGAGCCAGCCGGGCACGCGCGCAAGCCATTGGGCGCTGCGCGGGGCGACGCGGCCAAGGAGGCCGGCGCGCGAGAACGTGAGCGAGCGCGGCTGCTCACGTCGCGTGAGCCACACATACAGCGGGATACCGAGCAGCAGCAGCAGCGCCCAGGGATTCGCGAAGCCTACGCTCATGCCGCCCTCCGCTCGTCGGGCGCATCGGGTTCCAGCCGCGCCGCGAACCGTTCGATCCATGTCCTGGCGGCGTCGAGATCACCGCTCGCGGTGTCCCTCGTCGTTACGGCGCGCGCGAACTTCACCATGTCGGCAGCGCCGAGAATGCGTGTGAGCTCGAGCGCGTCCTGCATGCCGGCATCGGCCCGGAGTCTGACTGCGAGCTCGGACGTGGTGAGGTCCGTGCTCCAGCTGGGCTCCATCGCCGCAGCATAATGCCGCAGCGTCTCCGTCAACCGGCCGTAGAACTCCCTGAACTCGCCGCGTTCGATCAGGCCCTCACGGCGCAGCGCAGTGAGCTGAGCGAGCGCCACCTCCAGCGGCGGGACCGCGGGTGTGAACACGATCGGTGCCTCGGCGCGGCGACGACGCCGCCACCACGCGTACAGCGCCGCAGCAACCAGTGCGGCGATCAGCAGCGCCAGCAGAATGGGCCACCAGAGGCGGTTGGCGCCGAGCACGTCCTTCGCCGGTTTCGGCTCGATACCGGCGGTGTCCGCGGGAAGGACGGAGGTGACCTCGAACGTCGGCAGCTGCACCTGCAGTGTCGTGTCGCGCTGAGCGCCGGTGATGCGCAGGGTCACGGGTGACAGCTCGTAGGTCCCCGGTCTCCACGCGGCGAGCGGATAGAGCAACGTGGCCTGGCGCACGCCGCCGGCAGTATCGAAGCGGACCTCGCGGCGGCCGGCGTGCTCGATGTCATCGACCAGGGCGAGGGAATCCGGTGCAACGAGCCTGAAGCCTTCGGGCAGCTCGACGCGCACGGCCGCATGGAACACGTCACCGACCGTGATCGACTCGGGGACCACGGCGGCACGCGGCTGCTGCGCGGCGGCGCTGCCGGCACAAAGAACGAGCAGAACGACGCCGAAGCATCTCATCGTCCGCGCTGCCGCTCACGTCGGCGGAAGAATGCCAGCAGCGGCTTCACGTACGGCTGGTCCGTTCGTACCTCGATCTCATCGACGCCGAGGCGTCGGAACAGCTTGCGCGTTTCACTGCGCTCACGCGTGAGCAGATCCGAGAACTCATCGTGCACGTCGTCACGACCCGTATCCACCCATGTCAGCTCACCCGTCTCCGGGTCCTCAAGCGCGACGATGCCGACATCCGGCAGATCGAGCTCCGCAGGATCGGAGATCGACACGCCCACGACATCGTGACGACGGGAGACGAGACGGAGCGTCTTCTCCCAGCGTGCGGCCTCCGCGGCGGCCGCGCCGTCGTCGGCGGAACGCACGGCGAAATCGCTCAGCAGGAAGATGATGCCGCGGTGGGCCAGCAGGCGCGCCGCGTAATCGAGCGCGCCGGCGATGTCCGTACCTCGACCGCGCGGATGGAACGCCAGCACGTCGCGGATGAGGCGGAGCGCGTGACGGCGCCCCTTCCGCGGCGGTACGACATGCTCGACATGATCGCTGAAGATGAGGAGACCGACACGATCGTTGTTACGCACTGCGGACAGTGCGAGCACCGCGGCCAGCTCTGCCGCGAGCTCCGCCTTGAAGCGACCGCGCGTGCCGAACTGCTCCGAGCCGGAGAGGTCCACGACGAGGAGCACCGTCAGCTCGCGCTCCTCGACGTGCTTCTTCACGTACGGGTGACCCGTACGTGCGGTTACGTTCCAGTCGATGTTGCGCACGTCGTCGCCGGGCTCGTATTCGCGCACTTCGGAGAACTCCATGCCCTGGCCCCGGAACACGCTCTGATATTCGCCGCCGAAGATCGACGTCACGAGACCGCGCGTGCGCAGCTCGATCTGCCGCACCTGACGCAGCACGTCGCGCGTCGCGGGAGCTGTCGACTCCGGCTCGGGCGCGGGCGGGCGGCGCAGGAAACGGATCACGGCACCTCGACCGCCGCGAACACGCGCGCCACGATGTCGTCCGACGTCACTTCCTCCGCCTCCGCCTCGAAGCTCGTGATGATGCGATGCCGGAGCACATCCGGCCCGATCGCCTTCACATCATCGGGCAGCACGTAGCCGCGGCCATCCAGGTATGCGTGCGCACGCGCACAGAGCGCCAGGTAGATGCTGGCCCGCGGGGATGCACCGTACTGTATGAGCGGCGCGATGCTGCTCAGCCCGTAATCCGCCGGCTCGCGGGTCGCGTGCACGATCGAGACGATGTAATCCTCGATCTTCTCATCCATGTACACGCCCAGTATCTCCTGCCGCGCGCTCAGGATCTCTTCCGGCGTGGCCACGCGCTCGAGCACGACAGGATCCCGTCCCGCCATGCGTCGCATGATCTCCTTCTCGTCGGACTTCGGCGGATAGCCGACCCGCAGCTTGAGCATGAAGCGGTCTACCTGTGCCTCCGGCAGCGGGTAGGTGCCCTCCTGCTCGATCGGATTCTGTGTTGCCAGGACGAGGAAAGGTTTCGGCAGCGGGAACGTCTCGCCACCGAGCGTCACCTGGTGCTCCTGCATCGCCTCCAGCAGCGCAGCCTGCACCTTGGGCGGCGCGCGGTTGATCTCGTCGGCGAGCAGGATGTTGGCGAAGATGGGACCGCGCCGGGCGGTGAAGTCGCCGGTCCGCTGGTTGTAGATCATCGTGCCGACGACGTCGGCGGGCAGCAGGTCGGGCGTGAACTGTATGCGCTCGAACGTCGCGGACATGGCATCGGCGAGTGACCGGACCGTCAGCGTCTTGGCCAGACCGGGCACGCCTTCGAGCAGCACGTGGCCGCCGGTGAGCAGACCGACGAGCAGCCGATCGATCATCGCTTCCTGTCCGACTACCCGCTTGCGCAGCTCCGTGCGAATACGCTCCGCCAGCTCGCGTCCCGCGGCAGGCGTGGTCGACACCGTTCCTTCCACCAACGGCCCCCTCCGTAATCTTCAGGTATCACCGAGCCGCGCAAATGAATGGCTCAGCGCTTCGTGCGTTCACCCCGGTCTTCGTATCGGAACACCCATGCAGCCATACGGCCCGGTCGGACGCTCACACCGCGGTCCCCCGGCTCGGCGTCCGTGCGCGAGCCGTGCAGCGGACCGGGACCCGCGTTCAGCTCCTGCAGCATGTGCTGCGCCCGCTCACTCCATTTACGCCAGTTCGACGGCCGAAGGTCCACCCAGCCCGCGTCTGCCAGACGCGGATCCCGCGGCGACTGTCCGCCCTCCGGTGCGATTTTCACGTCGGGGCCGCGCAGCAGGGACGCGCCGTCAGGCAGGAGGATCGGCAGCCCGATCGTCAGGATCCGGCTGCGCAGGTCGTCGTCATCCGTGATGAGACGGTGCGCTGCAGACGCCATGGTGTCTGCATCCATGTCCGCGACCGCGCCCAGCCCGTCGTGGAGGCGGGCGAGGATAGCGGATTCGAAGAGCAGCTTCGAGAGACGCGGCGGGCCGAGCATCTCGTACGCCACCGCCTCCTCGCCATTCTCGCGCTCGAGCGCCGCCATGCGGTCCAGTGCCACCTCGCGCAGCACGCCCGCGCGGTAGGTCGGGCCCGATGTCGCGCCGTCCAGCGCAGCCACGATATCGCGGCCGGTGGGATACCCGCGGATCTCACGCACGACGTTCGTCGCGATCTCCTCCGGCGTGATGAACTCCATCAGCCCGAGCGCGGTGAGCGTCTCGAACTCGCCCATGCTGAATAGTCCGTTCTCGCCCGCATCGATGAACACGCCGGTCAGCGGCTCATCCAGCTCGCGGTACTCGGGGGGGCTGTCGAACGCGTGCTCGACCGGCACCGGCGCAGCGGCATCGATGCGTTGAATGACGCGGCCGCGCCGTCTGATCTCGCCGCATGCGATGCGCTTCCAGCTGATCGCCGCCGTGGGCTTGATCTCCTTCACTGCGGGTGCGCCCGGCGTGCGTGCCATCAGATACAGAAGGAGCGAATGCGCCCCCGCCACGCCGGACTTGGCGAGCAGCATCCGGCTCGGCCGCTCCTCCGAGTGTGTGAACGGGATATTGAGGCCCATGCCGCCCGTCCCGGCAGTGCCGACCTTGATGTAGAAACCGGTATCCGCGCGACGCATCGCCTCGAGTGCGATCTGCACGTGACGGATGAGCTGCGGCAGGTACAGCGTGGCGAGGTGACCCTCGATGACATCGTTGGGGACGCTACCAGCTTCACTGAGTGACCGCAGATTCGCGGCGCTGTCGAACACGTTCTGATAGGCGAACGCCGTCGCCGTGTTGATGCAGTCCACGACGATGGCGGGACGCGTGCGCGCGATCAGCGCACCGAGTGCCGAACGAGCGACCACTTCCTCCGTCAGCTCCCCGTACAGATCATCGAGCAGCAGCCGGCGCGCGGCGGTGTCGCCGAGGACCTCATGACGCGGGCGCTCACGCATCTCATCCCGCTGGAACAGGTCACCCCATGCTGCCTCCAGTCGCGTATCCTCCAGACGCGCGGGATCGCACTCCAGCTCTGCAACCGCCGCCTCCGCCTCCTCACGAGTGAGGCCGCTGATCGCGAGCAGGGCCGGCGCATGCGGCATCAGCTCGCGCGCGACCGCCATGCCGACGAGACCGGACCCCCCGAGGATCAGAACGCTCCTGCCACCTATATCCATTGGCTCCGTTACTCCCTGTCCTCACCCGCCCGCTTCACGCGCCGCAGCGATTCCAGCTCGCGTGCATCGAGTGCGCGGTACTCACCTACCGGCAGGTCGCCCAGACGGATCGGGCCATAGCGAACCCGGCGCAACCGTACCACTTCATAGCCCAGCTCTGCGAACATGCGCCGCACTTCGCGCTTGCGCCCCTCGCGCAGCGTCAGCACCACGCGGCGACCGCCCTTGCGACGCACTGTGTGCGCGCGTGCCCGGCCGTCATCGAGCTGAACACCGCGCCGCAGCGCCTCGAGCGCCGCGTCATCGACCTGTTCCTTCAGCTCGACGTCGTATTCGCGATCGATGCCATAGCGCGGATGCAGCAGCCGGTGCGCCGTGTCGCCATCGTTCGTCAGCAGGACGAGTCCCTCACTGTCGAAATCCAGGCGGCCGACATAAAACAGCCGCCGCATCGGCGGCGGCACCAGGTCGTAGAGCGTGCGACGACCCTGCGGATCGCTGCGCGTGCTCATGTAGCCGCGCGGCTTGTGCAGCGCAAACCACTGCGAGGGAGCACTGCGGATCCGCTTGCCGTCCACACGCACGTCGTCGGACGGCTGCACGCGCACGCCGAGCTCGGTCGCGATCCTGCCGTTGATGCTGACACGGCCACCCGTGATCAGCTCCTCACTGCTTCGTCGCGAGGCGACGCCGGCCTGCGCGAGGAACTTCTGCAGACGGATGCCCCGCTCGTCCGCCATCACCGCTGCGACGAGACCTCGTCGAGCTCCGTGTCCCCGACGGACGAGGATTCAGCGACATCAGTCTCGGTAGCCGCCAGCGGCTCACCATCAGCTTCGCCGCCGGCCCCGGCATCGAGCGTCACTGTGCCCGGCTCGACATCCTGCGCGACGTCGGCGTCGAAGGACTGCTCCTCAACGTCCGCCCCGGGCTCGTCGTCCGCAGCGCCCTGGATCTTACTGTCCTCAATGCCGGCGGCGTCGACCTCCGACGCCGCGCCATCCGACGCACGCTGGACCGGGGGAGCCGCATCCGGAGCAGCAGCCTCCGCCGCGGCTTCGTTTCCGGCGTCCGGCTGACCGGCCGCACCGGTCTCACTGGCGGGTTGCTGACCGGTCTCCGCATCCGCTGCGGCGCCGCCCGCCGGGACATCGCCCTCCTCCAGCGGCAGCGTGGTGGCGGGCGTGCGGTCCCGCAGCACGACCGGCAGCTCGTCCGGCCGCGGCAGATCCTCGAGGGAGCGGAACCCGAAATGCTCCAGGAACTTCTGCGTCGTACCGTACAGCAGCGGTCGGCCGAGCCCCTCGCCGCGCGCCACCGGCTCGATCAGACTGCGCTCCTGGAGCGTGCGCAGAACGCCGCTCGAGCCGACACCCCGGATGTCTTCGATCTCGGCACGGCCGAGTGGCTGGCGATACGCGATGATCGCCAGGACTTCGAGTGCGGGTGCGGACAGTCGTGACGGCTGCGGCACGCTGTCATAGCGCTCCAGCACCGTCACGAATTCCGGGCGAGTGAGCAGCTGAAAGCCGCCACCCACCTCGTAGATCTGGAACGATCGCTCGCTCAGCTCGTATTCGGCGCGCAGCTCCTGGATGACCGCCTCGACCGTGTCCTCATCGAGACGCTCGTCCACACGCGACAGGTCCGCCGCCGACAGAGGTGCGTCGCTCGCGAACAGCAGTGATTCAATGATCTGCGTCAGACGCATCCGCCTCCACGTCCTTCCTTCTGTACAGCCATATCTCTGCAAACGGCTCGCTCTGCCTCATCGCGACCTGCCGCCGCTTCGCCAGCTCGAGACCTGCCATGAACGTCACCACACCATGCAGCTTGTCGAACGGCTGCACCAGACGACGGAACTCGACCCGCGCGATACGCGCGAGCGTCTGCACGATGAGACCGATCTTGTCCTCGATCGGAACCGCACGCGCAAGAATCACGTGATCCTCGGGACCCTTCGGCCGCTCGTTGAGCCGCAGCGCGCCCGCGTAGACCTCTTCCCACGTCAGCTCCAGCTCGGTCGCCACCTTCGGCGCCGATCGCGGCGGCACGTGACCTCGCGTGTAGCGACGCGCCCTGTCCGCCTCCGCCTCCGCGAGCCTGAGCGAGGCCTCCCGGAAATGCTCATACTCCAGCAGCCGCCGCACCAGCTCGGCCCGCGGATCCTCGAGCTCGCCCTCCGCTCCGGCCCGCCGCGGCAGCAGCATCTGCGCCTTGATGCGTACCAGGGTCGCCGCCATCTCGAGGAACTCGCCCGCCCGGTCCAGCCCCAGCTGCTCCACCGCCCGTACGGCGCGCAGGAACTGCTCAGTGATCTGCGCGATCGGGATATCGAAAACGTCGATATCCTGCTCGCGGATCAGGTGCAGCAGCAGGTCCAGCGGACCCGAAAAGCGGTCCAGCTCAACGACGAAGGCGCCGTCCGCGTTCGCGACCGGTCTTTCTGCTTCAACCACGTCGGATATCCAGGGGTTCGGCGGCGGCTCGTCCCGCATCGCCACGGCTCGCATGACCGCAGCGGGCCGTCAGCAGGACGCCTGCGAAGGGAGACTTCATAGGCGGCAGAAGTTACGCGAGGATACGGGCTGGCGCTACCCCGGGTTGCAGGGGGCAGGGGCATGGGTGCGGGCAGGGGCATTCGACGGCGGTGTCAGGTTGTCATGGGCGTGGGAACGGGCACGGGCATGTGGAAGGCGCACGCACACGTTTACGGGCGGAGGCAGAGGCAGCCGGCGTTCGTCGCTGCCTTCGAGTGCCTGGTGTGATCCGGGGCAGGGTCGCTGCGCGCGGAGGAAGGGGCAGGGGCTTCGCTGCCCCTCATCCTTGCCTCCGCGCAGCGACCCTGCCCCGGAAGAAATCGAGATGGGAATATCACGGAGATGGCTGGCTGCCCGTGACCGTGCCCGTAAACGTGTGCGTGCGCCTTCCACATGCCCCTGCACCTGCCCACGCCCATGATAACCTGACACCGCCGTTCCTCCGCCGGCGCAGGGGCATGCCGCTGCCCGCGCGGGCAGGGCTGCCGTTGACAGCCCTGCCGCCACCCGGTAAGTTTCAAGGCTCGAAGGTTCAGAACACAGGTCCAGTTACGACTCGCAGGAGGCCGGTCTTGGCGAACACGCCCAGCGCAGAAAAGCGGATCCGTCAGGCGCACAAGCGCGCCGAAAACAACCGTTCGCACCGTTCGCGGGTGAAGACCGCGATCAAGAGAGTCATGGGTGCGGGTGATGCGGGTGCGGCGGAGTCGGCCTATCGCGAAGTCGCCGCGCTTCTCGACCGTATGGCAAGCCGTCGGATCATCCATCCGAACAAGGCCGCGCGGAAGAAGTCGCAGCTGGCCCGCCACGTGGCGACACTGGGCGGCTGAGACCACCTGCGGCGGACAAATCATGAGCCTCGCGGCCTTCGGGTCGCGAGGCTTTCTGCATCCGGGCGCATGATTGCTCGAACCGTGTGCGGCGGTCCTGCTCAGTGCGAGTCGAACAGGTCGAGCGTGTCGAGGGCGGCATTGCGCGCTGCGGGGTCCTCTTCCGACGGCGGCTCGGTGGGCGAGCCGGCCGCGTTGTCGGCGTCCGGTCGGACGCCGGGCGGGTCATTCCGACGCTCTGTCGGCGTGGGAGCCTCATCGCGGAGCCGGGGGGTGGGCGCCTCGGGCATCGCTAGCGGGCTGAGATTGTGGTGCCTGAGGAAATCGCGGCCGAAATTGCGGTCGTATGCGGTCCAGCCGGCCGGCACCGCGTCGAGGAGCGACCCGGCCTGGTTGAGCTTGGCGTCGAGGTCATCGGCGTAGTGGAGCACGATGGCTTCGAGGGTCCGCGGCTCGCGCGGGCTCTGCCACTCGTAGCGGCCCTGGTGGCTGGCGATCAGATGCTGGAGCAGCAGCAGCCGCGAGGGTGGCAGCGCGGCCACGCTGCCGGCCGCGTCGCTCACCATCTGCAGCCCGATCAGGATGTGCCCGAGGAGCTTGCCCTCGTCGGTATATGGGAAGCCTGCCCGTGCGCCGATCTCGCGGACCTTCCCGATATCGTGCAGGAGAGCACCTGCGATGAGCAGGTCACGGTCGATGACCGGGCCGTAGTGGCCGGCCAGGAGCTCGCATACGCGGACGACGGAGAGCGTGTGCTCGAGCAGGCCACCGAGGTATGCATGGTGGTTCTGCTTGGCAGCCGGAGCGAGACGGAACGCGTGGCCGGTATCTGTGTCCGCGCCGAGCAGCACGTGCAGCAGCGTGCGCAGGCCGGCATCACCAATGGAGCCGATGGCAGCACTCAGCTCGGCGTCCATGTGCTCCGCGCCGCGGGCCGACCGCGGCAGGAACAGGACGAGGTCATCGAGCTCGACACGGAGCGGAGCGATCTCCTCCACCTTGAGCTGCCGCTCCGCCTGGTAGCGCTCGAGCCGACCGCGCACGCCGACGTACATTCCCGGACGCAGCACGTCCGCCACCGATTCCACACCCTCCCACATGCGTGCCTCGACGCTGCCGTAGCAGTCGGTCAGGTGCAGCTTCAGGAAGGGGGCGTCATTGCGGGTACGGCCGACGGTGAGCGAGTGGATCGCGTAGCAGGCTGTGATGTCCTCGAGGTCCGCATGGCTGTGGGCGGGCGGCCAGGGGAACGGTCGGTCACCGATCCATTCCCGCGGCGTCGGATCCGCCGCGCTGGTCACGGGCGGTCCGCGGCTGCGTCGTGGACGATCCGGCCTTCGACGATGGTGTAGACCGCGCGACCGCGGAGCTGTCGGCCGGTGAACGGCGTGTTGCGGCTCTTGGAACGCAGCAGCTTCGGATCGACCGTCCATTCCCACGCGGGATCGAATACCGTGACATCGGCCGGTGCGTCGCGTCCGAGCGTGCCGCCGGGCAGGTTGAAGGCGCGGGCGGGCTGCGTGCTCATGCGCATCACGAGTGTCGGCAGATCGATGACGGCGCGCTCGACGAGCTCGGTGATGGCGAGACCGAGGGCAGTCTCGAGACCGATCAGGCCGAACGGCGCGTCCTCGAAGGCCTGCTCCTTCTCGTCGTAGTGATGCGGGGCGTGGTCCGTGGCAATCACATCCAGCGTGCCGTCCCGCACGCCCTCGATCACGGCGGCACGGTCCGCAGCCGTTCGGAGCGGTGGATTCACCTTCGCGTTCGTGCGATACGATTCGACGGCGTCATCGGTGAGCGTGAAGTGATGGGGAGTCGCCTCCGCCGTGACGGGTATGCCACGCGCCTTTGCCGCACGGATCATCTCGACGCCGCCGCTCGTAGTGACGTGCTGGATGTGGAGGCGGCCGCCCGTCAGGCCGGCGAGCAGCAGGTCACGCGCAATGCAGACGTCTTCCGCGGCGTTCGGGATGCCGATCAGGCCGAGCCGCGTCGACATCATACCCTCGTTCATCGAGCCGCCGCGCGAGAGCGTCACGTCCTCGCAGTGGCTAGCGACGGGGATGCCGAAGGTGCGCGCGTACTCCAGCGCCAGACGCATCAGTCCCGCGCTCGGCACGGGGCGGCCGTCATCGGTGATGGCCACAGCGCCCGCATCGATCATCTCACCGATCTCCGTCAGCCGCTCGCCCTTCTGGCCGATCGAGACGGCACCCGTAGGGTACACGCGCGCACTGCCCGCGCGAATGCCCTGCGCGCGCACGAAGCCGACCGCGGCGGGATCATCGATGGGCGGGTCGGTATTGGGCATCGCGCACACTGCCGTAAAGCCGCCGGCCGCGGCCGCACGGGCACCGGTTGCGATCGTCTCCTTGTGCTCCTGTCCGGGCTCGCGCAGGTGCACGTGCAGATCGATGAGACCCGGGCACACGATGAGGCCGGCCACATCCACGATCTCCGCGTCGTCCGGGCGCCCCAGATCGGAGCCCACGTCCGTGACGCGGCCATCGCGCAGCAGCACGTCCGCCACGCCGTCCTGTCCGGCGGCGGGATCAATGACGCGGCCGCCGCGCAGGAGCAGCGGCCGGGCACCTGACGCGCGTGCTTCACTCGCCATGCTTTGCCGACTCCGCCGTTTCGGGCCGACCGCCCGCCAGCAGGTAGAGGACTGCCATGCGTATAGCCACGCCGTTAGTCACCTGATCGAGAATCACGGAGTGCGGTCCGTCAGCGACATCGCTGTCGATCTCGACACCGCGGTTCATGGGGCCGGGGTGCAGAATGAGGAGATCGCGCGGTGCGCGCTCGACGCGTTCGCTCGTGACGCCGAAGAACCGGTTGTATTCGCGCAAGCTCGGCACGAAGCCGGACTGCATGCGCTCGAGCTGGAGGCGCAGGACGTTCAGGACGTCGGCCCACTCGATCGCGTCCTCGATCCGGCCGAACACCGTGACGCCGAGATCCGCGATGTCGCGTGGCAGCAGCGTTCTTGGTGCGCAAACGGCCACCTCCGCGCCGAGCTTCGTCAGACCCCAGATGTTGGAGCGGGCGACACGCGAGTGCAGCACGTCGCCCACAATGCAGACCCTCTGACCATTCAGGTCGCCACGGTGGTCGCGTATCGTCAGCATGTCGAGCAGACCCTGGGTGGGGTGCTCATGCCGGCCGTCACCCGCGTTGATGACATTCGAGGGGATGCGTTCCGCAAGAAAACGCGCCGCGCCGGATGAGCCATGGCGGATGACGACCATGTCGATCCGCATTGCCTCGAGGTTACGCGCGGTATCGACGAGCGTCTCGCCCTTCTGCACGCTGGAGCCGGTGGATGCGATGTTCACTGTGTCGGCCGAGAGTCGCTTTTCCGCGAACTCGAAGGATATGCGCGTGCGCGTCGATGCCTCGAAGAACAGGT
Protein-coding regions in this window:
- the scpB gene encoding SMC-Scp complex subunit ScpB, which gives rise to MRLTQIIESLLFASDAPLSAADLSRVDERLDEDTVEAVIQELRAEYELSERSFQIYEVGGGFQLLTRPEFVTVLERYDSVPQPSRLSAPALEVLAIIAYRQPLGRAEIEDIRGVGSSGVLRTLQERSLIEPVARGEGLGRPLLYGTTQKFLEHFGFRSLEDLPRPDELPVVLRDRTPATTLPLEEGDVPAGGAAADAETGQQPASETGAAGQPDAGNEAAAEAAAPDAAPPVQRASDGAASEVDAAGIEDSKIQGAADDEPGADVEEQSFDADVAQDVEPGTVTLDAGAGGEADGEPLAATETDVAESSSVGDTELDEVSSQR
- a CDS encoding segregation/condensation protein A: MVEAERPVANADGAFVVELDRFSGPLDLLLHLIREQDIDVFDIPIAQITEQFLRAVRAVEQLGLDRAGEFLEMAATLVRIKAQMLLPRRAGAEGELEDPRAELVRRLLEYEHFREASLRLAEAEADRARRYTRGHVPPRSAPKVATELELTWEEVYAGALRLNERPKGPEDHVILARAVPIEDKIGLIVQTLARIARVEFRRLVQPFDKLHGVVTFMAGLELAKRRQVAMRQSEPFAEIWLYRRKDVEADASDADH
- the rpsT gene encoding 30S ribosomal protein S20, with translation MANTPSAEKRIRQAHKRAENNRSHRSRVKTAIKRVMGAGDAGAAESAYREVAALLDRMASRRIIHPNKAARKKSQLARHVATLGG
- a CDS encoding HD domain-containing protein, coding for MTSAADPTPREWIGDRPFPWPPAHSHADLEDITACYAIHSLTVGRTRNDAPFLKLHLTDCYGSVEARMWEGVESVADVLRPGMYVGVRGRLERYQAERQLKVEEIAPLRVELDDLVLFLPRSARGAEHMDAELSAAIGSIGDAGLRTLLHVLLGADTDTGHAFRLAPAAKQNHHAYLGGLLEHTLSVVRVCELLAGHYGPVIDRDLLIAGALLHDIGKVREIGARAGFPYTDEGKLLGHILIGLQMVSDAAGSVAALPPSRLLLLQHLIASHQGRYEWQSPREPRTLEAIVLHYADDLDAKLNQAGSLLDAVPAGWTAYDRNFGRDFLRHHNLSPLAMPEAPTPRLRDEAPTPTERRNDPPGVRPDADNAAGSPTEPPSEEDPAARNAALDTLDLFDSH
- a CDS encoding dihydroorotase, which codes for MASEARASGARPLLLRGGRVIDPAAGQDGVADVLLRDGRVTDVGSDLGRPDDAEIVDVAGLIVCPGLIDLHVHLREPGQEHKETIATGARAAAAGGFTAVCAMPNTDPPIDDPAAVGFVRAQGIRAGSARVYPTGAVSIGQKGERLTEIGEMIDAGAVAITDDGRPVPSAGLMRLALEYARTFGIPVASHCEDVTLSRGGSMNEGMMSTRLGLIGIPNAAEDVCIARDLLLAGLTGGRLHIQHVTTSGGVEMIRAAKARGIPVTAEATPHHFTLTDDAVESYRTNAKVNPPLRTAADRAAVIEGVRDGTLDVIATDHAPHHYDEKEQAFEDAPFGLIGLETALGLAITELVERAVIDLPTLVMRMSTQPARAFNLPGGTLGRDAPADVTVFDPAWEWTVDPKLLRSKSRNTPFTGRQLRGRAVYTIVEGRIVHDAAADRP
- a CDS encoding aspartate carbamoyltransferase catalytic subunit; amino-acid sequence: MTQTAHFLGKDLVGLEQLDADQIRAILDTAEPFKEISERTIKKVPVLRGKTIVNLFFEASTRTRISFEFAEKRLSADTVNIASTGSSVQKGETLVDTARNLEAMRIDMVVIRHGSSGAARFLAERIPSNVINAGDGRHEHPTQGLLDMLTIRDHRGDLNGQRVCIVGDVLHSRVARSNIWGLTKLGAEVAVCAPRTLLPRDIADLGVTVFGRIEDAIEWADVLNVLRLQLERMQSGFVPSLREYNRFFGVTSERVERAPRDLLILHPGPMNRGVEIDSDVADGPHSVILDQVTNGVAIRMAVLYLLAGGRPETAESAKHGE